DNA from Daucus carota subsp. sativus chromosome 1, DH1 v3.0, whole genome shotgun sequence:
ttgtaaaatatataaaacatgcttaatttgcagaacatacatgttCATGTTGcataaaatacatattatacTTGTAAAAACATATGtggactccaagactccaatGAAATGGGGACACCATAGAACTTGACTCTATTTCATGTTTACAAATTTCTTGTTCATAGGTAATCATTGTATTAAGCATATAGTTAAGCAAGCCCCAGCATACCTCGTGTTCACAAGTGCATCTAGGTAAGGAATGTTGTATATCCCAAACAATGAGCTTGTGATCCATGCTTCCTGTTGCAGCCCAGCGAGAGTTGCCCTCTAAATGAGAACTGCAGGTAGAGtttcaaaaataaacaaaaaattggaTAATCATAGAGGGGAGCTAAAGATAACACGGGAGAAAGAGTATAACCATTTTTATGTTTGATATGTGTTAGATAATCTTTCTAGATGTCAAGAAACCTATAGAACTGTTGCCTACGCATTGACTGAAGTATTTCTCTAAGCATAGAAGTACTGAAATGCTAATCAATGTCTCACTAATCATTAATGTACCCCTACTACCAATTACTTATATGAAATTGTTTCAGTCAACTTTTTGTAGAAGATAATCTATACGAGCAACTCTGACGGGCTGctcaaacaagctcttaactttaaatttaaagagcaTGTGAAAAAatagtgctccaatgggctcttagtggctctttaaaaattttagagcctcctctctctcctctcttttaaataGTATCTAGGTGCTCTTAACTTAATTGATTGAATATAATATACACTTCTCTCCCCAACCTTTctttcaaataatattaaaatatagataGAGAGCAAGGATAAAGAGTAGGGTTGGAGTTGTCACATGATTTAAAGTATTAACTTGTTAAAagccatatattatattattttttaaagaatgatttaggagccccattggagatgctataACATCATACATTAAGTTGATTATCAAACCATATCTATACACTCAGTGACAATCAAGATTTGCCAAGAGAGGGGGcttcacacacacatatatatatatcagtttaaaATTGAGTAAATCAtgcttatattaaatattttactatttacatgataaaataaaatgaaaaacatTTCAAATACTAAATACATATCTAATTAAGCAGGGGTTCAATTTGTGTCATTATTGTAAGTATTATAATACTGTGACTAGAGTCTATGATCATTAATTGTACCAGTGTTGCAGTACTCTGGAAATCTATTGGTGCAAAAATAATCATCTACCAAAAAGAAGAACACAAAATATGAAAGATTAAAACactagcctataacccgtgcACACGGATGATTTTTGattgttaataattttcttatgagtgtttaaattaataattaataatttattttaatatgttgttgACGGGATTCAAACCTTAGACCTTTAGTAGCataaatatagaaattttaCTTCAACGgttctaatcaatcgaattcaAGTGAGCCAACAGTCATAATCAGTGTTGCACGGATCGTGGATCGATCCGGTACGCGGTACGAGTTCGGGTACGTGGAACGTTAGTTTGAGTGAATTGGGTACGCTGAGTACTGAATCGGGTACGCGGGTCGATATAAGGATCCcgttaatgtatatatataataaaggaaaaaaattatacatatgtaAATTTGCTTTACTTTTTATGTTAATTACTAATTAGTATAAAAGTTTAGTTTTTGgattttcaatattatattatattaaaattgaaataattacaatatttgtttttgaaactagaaaaaaatgataaaattaaatgtgaacAGATGTTGAGCTTTGCACATCTGTTGAATTTTGAACGTCACGTGACtagtatcaaaaaataaaagaaaatgaaaaatgaataaaGTAGAGAAAAAGATACAGCTGTCTATCACTTATTCACTTGTACAGCTGCACACATACACACTTGCACAGTTTCACATGCACGTCTCTCATCTTCTTcacacttcatcttcttcatgagTTTAAGCAAACAcatatacacaaacatatacaCATCACAGATCATCAAAACAATACAGCCCAAATCGATTTTCTATCTTTCTTCCTCATTTTACGGTCGTCGAAGTAAGCATCTGCGGTTCGCCGGAAATGACGAACTGGAACGCGATCCCGGCCGATCCGGGTCGACTTCGACCCGTGTTCCGGTACGAGCGAACCAGTTCGCAGATCCATAGACCGTACCGCGAACCGGGTAACTATGGTCATAATGCATTGTACCACACTTAGGggtgtaaacaaaccaaactgTTCGTGAGCttctcgagctcggctcgtaaaatattcgaatttgattcgataaaaatcgagccgagctcgagctatttaggtgttttaccgagccgagctcgagcttcaaattactcggctcgtaaggtttgcgagccttatcgagcctctactattttttaatttttttattataaatatatatttacaaatctatttaataatttatttataatttatatatttaatcgaatcgaactcgagccaaaccgatcatatttcgagtttttgtcaatatttggtgactcgattcgagctttcgagccgagctcgagcctaTCAAACTGTTTACGAACCGAGCTTCGAACTTAAAATTAAAGGCTCGaccgaactcgagctcgagccccGAACTTTTCAGTCGAGCTCAAGCCGAGCCTGGCAATGTTCGACTCGGTTCGGCTCGATTACACCCCTGTCCAGACTACAAACCAACAACCAAATTTCTGCATGTCtaactttaataatatagtttatatataaaaatatagtgtgtgtgtgactgtgtgtgtgtgtaaataaTAACTTTCACCAACAATTATAAATAGTACAGCCATAATAACAACAAACCATTAAATgttcattattaactacttatTTTCTAATGTTATAAACTTTTAATGATACTCCTCATATTTAGGCCAAacctacatatattatttttacgtGATCCTAAAATCCCTACTGTTAATTGTTAGATATCTTTACACATTTAAGGACTGGTACTTGCCATGGGAAAGAAATACATACAATCAACATTAATTCTAAAACAAGCTTCATCAAGCGGGTGTGgacatgtatatatttttgtaccAAAGATTTGCAagatagatttttttaattaccTAGCTGCAAATCCAACACATTCTATAGAATCTGTATGAGCATTCAGAGAGCTTACAACCTGTAGCAAACAAGAAATTCTTTTATTAACAAGATGTAGGACGAAGAAACGCAGAAGCCATGTCTGCCTGTAAATAAACAGTTTGCTATGTGTAAAAATACTCCATAGTGGGTGCAAAACAATTCAAACCTTGCCAGTTGTTATATTGACAATATGAACTAAATGGTCTTTTGAGCCAGTAAGAGCCAGAGTTGAATCAGAGCTGATTGCCATACATGTCAGTCCATCAGTGTGATATCCATAACCTTAAGACATATCCAACGTAATAACACCATCTTAATAACTTTAAATAATATCTCGAAACCAAATTAATTAACATGCAAAGAAAAAAGGTCCTCTTAGAAGAAAATGAAAGCAGAAGCAATAATAATGCAATCAACTGTCTCTATCATGGCATCAGTTTCTCTTAGATTATGTTTGGGAACATGATACTCATTTCAAATCATGGATTTCGAAAAACATAAATTGAGTTGccatttccaattatcaaattcATGCTTATATATGAATGTCTTGGAAATGAATTAATTCCAAATCCAAATTCTTTTGGTTATCCAAAAATGTCATTTGCACCAAAACTAGAAGTTCAAATGAATTCCCAGAAAGCCATTATATTATTTGGCTTATGTTAGAATCTATTTGATAGTGTAAGAAGTCCCTAAAATATCTTTTCAGAGTTGAGAATACTGTTTTCAAAATGGTGGATATAATAATAGTTAAGAATTATGGCACTAAGTCGACTGCAATCTCTAAATTGATGTGCAAATACTTACCAAaagctttttatttttaatattttaaaaacttacCTTCAACAACATGGATGTTTTTCCCATCTTTCGGGTTCCATATCCTTAATGTTGCATCGTCAGAACCAGTACAGATTAGTTTGCCTAAATTAAACAAGTGCATACGCCAATTAAACTTCAAACTGTCTTTAAAAATGGAAGCATAAAGAGCAATTATATTACCAATATAAAAGAACTACCATCAGGTGTGAACTCCCCACAGGTCACGCTACTTCTATGACCTGAAAACGTATTAAGCCATGCATTCTTGTCAGCGTTCCACAACCAAACAGTCGAATCCTCTGAACCAGCCATAATCAAGTTTCCTCGCGGATGCCACCTGACCCACTGATTAATACCGTCAGTCTTTGCATAAATCTTTGTATGTAAAGAACAGGAAAAAGACTTTTACCTCAATGCTACCTCCTGGACCTTCAAGTGTGCACTTAAGATTATTGGTTGCTGTTTCCCATACTTGAATAATCCCATCAAGGCTCCCAGATGCAAGAAGCTGTCCATCAATACTGAAAGCCAAACTTGAAACAGAGTCCTTGTGACCTGCACAAAATTTTGTATGAGATGAACTGAAATCAATTATGAACCAAAACTGATATGTGACTGAGACTATCCTTAGAGTAAGTGCGAGATCTGCATATAAGAAGTGTTTGGTTGGCTTAATGTTATCAAGACAGGGagaatttagttttaattttttacatacCTTGTATCTCAAAAGCCCAGTCTCCTTGACCAATCTTCCAAATAAATCCTTTATCATCTCCACCTCCTGTTGCCACTAGTGTAGGATCCATTGGGCTGCAAGCAACTATGTATATTTCACCTATTATAGAGAAATCATCTTTTAGTCGTATAACAGCTTTACCCAATTACAGTATGGCAAATAGCAACCATTGAGatgtaaatttatataactTAAAGAGGTAGCTGAACATCGTTAAAATTCGAAATATATTAACAGTTCAAAAAGTAAAAATCTTGCACTGCATTTCAATCTAAAAGAACAAAATCATACAGTAAGTAGAACCAATAATTTGATAACGTACAAAGCTTTGGACTGAGAACTCAGGGAACTTTTGATTATGAGGATGAAATATCAATGGTGTAAATCCCAGAGTAAGCACATAGCAATATATTCCAGATagcaatgtgtgtgtgtgtgtgtgtgtgtgtggtctTGTGTCTTTGTATACAGAAATCATTGCTTGAACAACAGcgaaataaaatattacatagCAAAAAACTAAGAGGTAGGGGTATGTACATTTCTGTAATATTACCTCCACATATGCTTATAAAGAGAAGAATGTAAACATATAGATGTTGCTTCATATAAGCGTGTGCTACAAATTACAATGGAGGTTTTGGCCTCTTtatacaaaaaaacaaaaaacatgttCCAAAGCTAGGAACAGTAATCATGATGTCAATGCATGACATGCTACATCagtaaaaattataacaaatgtCATATGCCCAACATCCATTTGGATAAGACTAATCCAGAAAAAAAATCATTGGTATATCTGTAGCAACCAATGTTACGAGCATCGGGAATCGGTTTTACTCGGTTAAGTTGTTGCATAAGGAATACTCGAATAACCGCAGCAGAGTAGTTGGAAAGAGTACTCGGAGAACGAATCAGATAttaaaagatatattattaatatttcataactaatgaaaaataattatacttataataatatttttatacatattattatctaaaatttgaagtatatataacttctatatctatatattggTAGCAGTCACCAATTGGACAGGTTAGTACCCAATCTGTAACTACTCCCGAGTTTCACAATATTGGTAGCACAAAATATGCAGGCCATCATGCACATACATATGAATTAATAATTCTACTTTTTACGAAACAATTGTTCAAGgaaagaaacaaaatcaaaaaccaaTTACTTTGTCCGGAAAGATAGTGAAATCATTAGTTCCATTCAAACGCTTTATCAGTCCTTGGAATAAACTCTAAACTATTTCAAATTTCCAATAAAGAATTTCCAGAGATGACAAAACTTACCAGTATGTCCAGTAAATATGTGCATGGAATCATCAGCTTCATCTGTAACATGAAGGCAAACACATATCTAATATAACTCGAGCACATAAATGAGACAATGATAGAACTAGTTATGACGGATAAAATATCAAAACTGTTGTCAATAACAATTCTGTAGGCTCGGTGTATTTTTTTACTTGATAATCAATTTTGACATAAGTCAATGTATACAAACTATGTGGTTTACAAAATTCAGACTACTATGTAAGAAACAAAACAATCAGTTTTATATGTCATGTACCAAAGACTTCTTCATCAGAACCGGCATCTTCATCTGCATCAGGAAGATCTGAAGCAACAAACAAATCAGCAATAAGATAATAAGCTTCAAACACATATCGTCAAatgaaaaagagagaaaataCCTTCTTCGTCAACAGTGAATTCTTGGATGATATCACTTTCATCGAGAAAAATCTCACCATGATCTTCGCCAGTATTCATGGTCTCCCACCAACAGCCGAGTGGTCAATTTAGGATTTGTATTAGAACGCTGCCACGACAAAAAGACTTATAACATTTCAGTCCAATTGCTTTTCTACGTGTTTTTTCCCCAAAACATAATTTAACAGTTATATAAAGCTAACAAAATTGCAACATATTGTACTTATAGttaacaaatcatatatatCAAGTAGATATAGTTACAAATAGACCTGTATTTATTGCAGTTAATTCTCTACAAAACAATAGCTCTTGGTGGCTCTACATCGGGACcaagaataaatattaatttattgtaGCAACATAATTAGTGATAATTACTTTATCAAGGTTCTACCCATCACTAACTAAAATCATAGTTGAGAAAAAGCCCCATATGCCACAATTTTCACAAGTACTGCCCAAAATACCAGAGTTTAGATAAATGGCCCGAGATATCACTTATTAACACCGGATAATCCAGCGTTTTCATTTTTCTAAGAAGACACTACAACATGTTGCATTTAGATCTGAAAATCCCTACAAAACGTAACACGATCTTGCGTTTTAGTATAAAATGCCATATGAAATAGGGTTTAGGGCTTCAAAACGCTAAACGATCTGACGTTAAGAAGGGAAAGATGGATAAACGCTGCATGATTGCAAAATGATATTTGGAGTCATCTTCTCCGCCAGTGGTATTTGAGGCCTTATTCCCCGTAAAAGTGATAGATTGCGCCGACACTCATCATAGTTAGAGCTGATAAACATTCACATAAAACGGAGCAAAACTACTTCATCTATTCCGTCTCGAGACTAAATTCCCTAGCCGAGACTACGATACCACAACATCCCGCAGTTACTAGCTAACCGTACCTATACATGTACTAACATAATCATAGTTGGAAACAATAAACTTTGACCTAACAGAGCAAAATTGCTTCATCTATTTTGACCTAATTACAGTTACTACATCATCGTGCGGTTACTAATGTGAATTATCGAGAAATTAAACGATCGAAATATCGAAACAACTTGAGTAACAAGCTATATGTGAAGCTTGAATTAGCGATTACAAGTGAAATAGCGAGCAATCgatgattaaaaaaattgaatttttttatggcGATACGAATGAGCTTAGAAGACGAGAGGTGACCTTGTGTGAATGAAGAGGTTGTGGTGGTTTTGATACGCCGGAAAGGCGGAGGGATGAGTGCGCGGCGGTGACGGCGAGTTTCTATTTTGGGGTTGTGTTTGTTTGATGGCTTTGTTAAGCGGGTAACGGGTTTGAACGGGAAGAAAACGAGTACAGCTGTACGGGCAAGAATTACGAATTTATATTTACAGATAAAAATCAATTATTACCTCAcactcatttatttatttatcagttactaatttatttatttatctaggTTTGTAGGACAATTAAAAATCGACTTTTGATTTATCATGATTTAAATGTAAATCACAtgattatttgtatttaaattatttatattaaaaatattcatttttaataattaaaatttattttgttaacaCAAGTAATATAAAACAAGATCGACGCGTATTTGCTAAAAATTGTCCAACCAgctaaaataacatattttcttaaaaaaacattaaaataacatatttatgattTGTGTTACAAGAAATTTAGataacatatttaaataatataatttatttatgaaatctTAAAACAACAGTAAttacataattttgtaaaatataattgatgGATATTCATAACTCTAATTTATgcattatcataaataaaaattccaAAATTCTAAGCATGATAACCCGATAATTTAGGATTTATCTTCTCTTGATTTAGGTCTTTTGAGTTCAACTACGGAAAATGTTAGGGACCCCAAATAtttattccaattttttttttcaaatgacgTGACAAAATTTCATTGGTTGCATTCATTCCCATAATAATGAGGCCCgcctgcagattcatcaatcacccaatcaaatTTTACCACTTATTATCCACGTCATTTGATAacaaattttgagaaaaaaatttgggGTCTCTATCATTACTCGTTGAACTACTCACCTCAAGATTGAATACTTCTCTGGAAAAATATATTCTTGAGAATGATACGTAAGAccgttatttttatataattatatcttttgtggttattatttttttcttttttttaaatataaacatgATATTATGAGCACTTGCACTTGCGCTTGCACGATgtcggattttaaaaaaaatgaaaaaaatgtgaCACGCTTTTCTTGTATTTGTTGTTCAAGACTTCAAGTTGGATACCCAACCAGCTAGCCAGTAAATTATACACACAACCAATAGTACACTTCAATTTCTTACAATCAATCAAAGTGAAACCCACTAAAAATGGTAGCTTTCCCCATCATTACAAAGTCTCTAAGCCACCATATTTTCAAGAAACCCTTCTTCTCCTCACAAATTCTTGATTTTAAATCACAAGAATCAAATCTTTTTAGAATCAGAACTCTAATCTTGCAATCAGAATCATCCCCTGTCAAACTAACCAAACTCTCAGACCTTGACTCAGGTACTCTAAAGTCTAAATACACAtgtaatcaattaattaattaactgaTTGATTGATTAAAGTTATTTAGCTGTGTTTTTGTTGATTGGTTTCTTGGGGTTTTATGTTTTGTACGCTTGTGTTTGTTTATTGTTAAGTTGTGAGTTTTTGAGTTTGTTAAGTGGGAATTTTTGGCTGTAGGTATTGTGGAGGTTAATCTGGATAGGCCTGAAGCGAAAAATGCGATTGGGAAGGAAATGCTGAGGGGGTTGCAGAATTGTTTCGAGGCTGTGTATAGGGATTCTTCTGTTAATGTTATGATGATTTCTAGTTCCGTGCCGCGGGTGTTTTGTGCTGGTGCTGATTTGAAGGTACAATGTTGTGTTTGAATGGAATTGAGTACAATGCATATTGGtgttaattaagtggatatgaCAATCTCGATTTTAGAACCGTTTGGTATTTCGAAGTCTAAATGTTGTGCTGTCAGTtttcagtgatttatatatataatatatattccttGATAGTGATTTGGTGGGTATGAGGTTAATGCCATATCTTTCACTGGACAGTTTCAGGCATAGTTTATTCAGAGAGCTGCGTAAAACCCTTGCTTTTATATAATCTTCTGAGACCATGATGTGTAGGACTGCTGGCTGGCTTGCTAATTAGTGCCCTTACTGTGTATTTGTTTTGCAGGAGAGGAAGATGATGACCCCATATGAGGTTAAGGATTTTGTTAACTCTTTGCGCTCAACTTTCTCATTCTTGGAGGTTTGTCCCCATTGTCCACTATATAAGATTATAAGATACTTGTACTATCAGTTCAGATGCAACTGGAAGTAAATTAGTTAAACAGTAGATCATGGAAACATTTTGAACATCTGATCATGGTTTCTGCTTTATGGCACAGTTTCTCTTTTTCTTGTTCACGTATCAAGTAACTTAATGTTCCTTCAacattcttcatcttctcctGTTTTATGTTATTTATTGTCGTATTCAGGGACTTCATATTCCAACTATAGCTGTTATTGAAGGTGCAGCATTGGGCGGAGGTCTGGAAATGGCATTGTGCTGCGATCTTCGGATATGTGGTAACCCTTGATTCAATACCTAACATTCGTCTTTGATCTTGCATAGTATCTGCTGTATCAAAGAATTCATATTAAGTTGATCAAATTCCATAAAATGAATTAGGCGAAGATGCAAAAATGGCCTTGCCTGAAACTGGACTCGCGATAATACCTGGGTATGTCTGATTGCTCCTTCAAGATATACAACAATTGCTACATGTGCATTGTGGACTCATAACTATCTGAAACTAAACAAGTCAAACATATAATTTCTTAAAGTCCTTCAAGTTGAGTATTTCTTTGTAAGCACTCATACCATAATTGTTGCTTGGTCATACTGTAAATAATAATGGAGGACTGCAACTCCTCAATAGTTGTAATTAAGTTTTGGCATATATAACTTGTAGTCATATCTATGCGAGGAAATAGGATAACATTTCACTTCTTGATGTCGTCATGGATTATCACTTCTTCTGCAGGGCAGGTGGGACGCAACGACTTCCTAGATTGATTGGAAAATCAAAGGCAAAGGAGCTTATATATACTGGTCAGAAAATATATGGAAGGGACGCACTAGATATTGGTCTGTCATACATCCATTTTTCTATTCTGGTTACAGTTAATTCTTCCATTAGTGTTGTAGATGCATCATGATCCTGGCTTGTTATGATAAAGAAAGTAATTTGCAGGCCTTGTTAATCATTGTGTACCTGCTGGGGAAGCTCATTCAAAGGCTCTTGAAGTCGCTCGAGCTATAAGTCAGAAGGTACAGTCTTGCAACTAGAAGTCTAGAACACATGATATTGGacttgtttggaagttagaggtttgacctAGAGAATCATCTAAATATGATGTTTGTTAGTTAGCGGATTAAAATAGCAGTTTGGagtcaaaaagctaattttcaaaaaactacTTTCAGGAGCTTTTTCAATTAGAGGTTTGTTATGTGACTATTTGAAATGCAAAAAGCCAAataatcagctatttaccaaacaatttcatacaaaacagctaattcaatctgctagtcaaaacagctaCCGCTATCAGCTCGtcaaaatatcttatttaatccgctaacagctaatcgCTTATTGCCAAACAGGGCCATTAAGTAATTTCAATCTCATGGGCAGAGTTTTTTATGCTCTGAGTTGATGTGTGTGGTAGTTGGTACATGAGGGTACAATTTCTTTTGCCCTGCACTACGGCCTGAAGTAGTGATTTGCTTGTGAGAGTACTGATTACATCTATTATTTATGCAATTTTACTGATTAGGAGTATAATTTTTGACAATTAATCAATAGTTAGATGTTATCTTTTTACCTAAGTGTTTCTACAAGACAACGACTACAGAAACCATATCTTTGAATCATAAACTTGAGGTGTTAAAACTGTTAGAAATTGTCGTTCTCCTTGTGTAGTTCTGTGCTCAGGAAATGACATTTAACTATTTATTAGTATTTGAGATCGTGTTTCTTTTATTGTTAGCTATCCACATGATTCAGTGGCAAAAAAATGAGATGCCGTTAAAGTTCTCTGGCACCTACTATGATGCTCATGTACTAATGAACAAATCTAAAACTCGTCACATTTCTCAGGGTCCTCTGGCGGTAAAAATGGCAAAGCATGCCATTGACCATGGACTTGAGGGAGATCTGACATCGGGTTTGGACGTGGAAGAAGACTGCTATGAAAAGCTATTGCACACTAACGACAGACTGGAGGGCTTGGCAGCATTTGCAGAAAAGCGGAAACCTATTTATAAAGGTGAATGAGAAATACAATGGAGTTGCCTATCTGTTGTTTACATCTTGTGCCCTGTCTCACTAAGTTCAAATATGTACAGTAGGGCAGGTCTTGTGGCACCATTTTCACATGAGGACTGTATACTCCATATCTGTCTAATGAATCTTAGTAATTTTGGGGTTCTCACTGTTGTCTAAAGTTGTGTTTCTTTACTCTTGAAAGTAGAGcaggctaattttttttttccgtaTTATGTTGAATAAATTTAATCGTCAGGTTCTGGTTTTCATTTTCACCGACCAAGGGCAGCCTGGAAACACGATCAGTAAACTTGATGTTGGTGAAATTAGAAGAAAATTCTGAGCTACACTAGATGAACTGTATTCGATAATgctacatgaaaaaaaaaatagttttatgAAAACTCATATTATACCCGTGACCAGTTTTCTCGAAATTTTCGAAACTTCACATACATATTTCACATACCAGAGACCAGTTTTCTCGAAATTCTCGAAACTTCACATACATATTTCACATAGAGACCAGTTTTCTCGAAATTTCCGATTGAAATCAAGATTATTAGTTTTCTCAAACTTTCGATcaagattaaaattatatgtacatGTTCATATTcagatttttattatttactttTTCAAGATTATATGCGGCTAGCCTTTATCCATTTAGCCGAAATGATAAATGAACAGATAAAGACAGAATATCGTGCTATTATCACTTAAAGCCGAAATAATAAATGACCAAATGATGACTACTCTGCTGGGCGGACGATATCATGGTCGCTCAATACCtaaaaaaagaaagaacatgAAGAGGAACAAGACTTCATGTCTGATTCGAACACCGACTCGCCAAAACATATCCAATGCTTTCACAATCTAACCTTGATCCATCGCATTCGCATGCATAAGCGTACGTGTCGACTTCGAACACACTCACATTGACACCTGTCAAAATCAGATAAGGAACTCATGACACGTCACACCCTCACACATCTTCGAGAAAATGTGAGATATCACTAAATTCGTAAGTAATGTCCGAAATATCATACCCGGAAGAAATGACCCAAAATATcacttattattataataaatgaataattcagtattttgatttttgaagaaaaatactAGATATTGTTGCGTTTAGATctaaaaaatactataaaacGTAAAACGCTACGTGaaatagtttttaaaaaatagcttttaaaatttcaaaacgcTAAATCGTGACGTGAATAATAAAAAGAGGATAAATATTGTACGATTTAATGTTTTGAATCGTAGAATAATAGATCAGAGATATCTTCTCTAACAATAATATTTTGGgtcattttcttgaaaattatgTCATGAAGGACGGACACTCCGTATATATCCTCAGCATGCATTCTTTATAAACAACCAGAAACTAGTCCTCTTCATTGTAAAACACAAACCACACAATCCTTACGTTGTTAATTCAGATTCAGAACCATGGCTC
Protein-coding regions in this window:
- the LOC108205181 gene encoding uncharacterized protein LOC108205181 isoform X3, which produces MNTGEDHGEIFLDESDIIQEFTVDEEDLPDADEDAGSDEEVFDEADDSMHIFTGHTGEIYIVACSPMDPTLVATGGGDDKGFIWKIGQGDWAFEIQGHKDSVSSLAFSIDGQLLASGSLDGIIQVWETATNNLKCTLEGPGGSIEWVRWHPRGNLIMAGSEDSTVWLWNADKNAWLNTFSGHRSSVTCGEFTPDGKLICTGSDDATLRIWNPKDGKNIHVVEGYGYHTDGLTCMAISSDSTLALTGSKDHLVHIVNITTGKVVSSLNAHTDSIECVGFAASSHLEGNSRWAATGSMDHKLIVWDIQHSLPRCTCEHEDGVTCLLWLGASRFIASGCVDGKIRIWDSLSGDCVRTLSGHSDAIQSLAISANFQFIVSVSIDGTSRAFEISIGV
- the LOC108205181 gene encoding uncharacterized protein LOC108205181 isoform X2; protein product: MNTGEDHGEIFLDESDIIQEFTVDEEDLPDADEDAGSDEEVFDEADDSMHIFTGHTGEIYIVACSPMDPTLVATGGGDDKGFIWKIGQGDWAFEIQGHKDSVSSLAFSIDGQLLASGSLDGIIQVWETATNNLKCTLEGPGGSIEWVRWHPRGNLIMAGSEDSTVWLWNADKNAWLNTFSGHRSSVTCGEFTPDGKLICTGSDDATLRIWNPKDGKNIHVVEGYGYHTDGLTCMAISSDSTLALTGSKDHLVHIVNITTGKVVSSLNAHTDSIECVGFAASSHLEGNSRWAATGSMDHKLIVWDIQHSLPRCTCEHEDGVTCLLWLGASRFIASGCVDGKIRIWDSLSGDCVRTLSGHSDAIQSLAISANFQFIVSVSIDGTSRAFEISIETSRALGIRGAEFRVLV
- the LOC108210612 gene encoding probable enoyl-CoA hydratase 2, mitochondrial, which codes for MVAFPIITKSLSHHIFKKPFFSSQILDFKSQESNLFRIRTLILQSESSPVKLTKLSDLDSGIVEVNLDRPEAKNAIGKEMLRGLQNCFEAVYRDSSVNVMMISSSVPRVFCAGADLKERKMMTPYEVKDFVNSLRSTFSFLEGLHIPTIAVIEGAALGGGLEMALCCDLRICGEDAKMALPETGLAIIPGAGGTQRLPRLIGKSKAKELIYTGQKIYGRDALDIGLVNHCVPAGEAHSKALEVARAISQKGPLAVKMAKHAIDHGLEGDLTSGLDVEEDCYEKLLHTNDRLEGLAAFAEKRKPIYKGE